CTAATGTTCAGTCACTCTGTTTATAGTTTACTGGAATATATGTATTAAGTTCATTGTTTTGTAGCAAGCGTGTAAcataattaaaaaacataaaaaagtacaACCTTACATTTCTTTGGAAATCTGACCAAAACATTTTGTgagtttttgtcatgtgactgttggTCCGAAATGGCTCCTTTGTCATGCTGATGAGTGCaaattttaattaataattaaagtGCTTTGAAATATATTAATAGTAGACTTGGTCATATTTGACTTTGGAGCACTATgattaacatgatgtgtttaaAGAGTGTTTAGAGTCTGAGGGTTTGTCAGACTGTTCAGGGTtttagcagcagctgtttgaatGAGTGCTGGTGAAGACACAGCACCTCCACCCACTGCTGTGTCAGTGGCTGCAGAGGTCACTCCAGTGAACACAGAGCTTCGCCTCACTCTTTACTTGCTACCTCGTGTCACTGGCAGGAGAGTCCGACCCAGTTTCTGCTCCGTCTTGTGCCAGGACCTCCTGCTCGGAGCGCCTCCTGGAGATGAGGGTCCAAAGGCCCGCCAAGAGGAAGATGACAGAAATGGCAGCAAAGTACCCGCCGTAGATGAGGAACTGCagagtaaaaatgaaacatctgACACCCTGTTCTCTACTGTGGAAAAGGGAAGTGATGGTGCTGCGTCTTCTCACCTGCTTGATGACGTCCAGGCCCAGGCCAGctgagtccaccaccaccacagtgatcacagtctgcagcagcagcgccaCAAAAGTGTTGACTCCAAACACCAGAGCATAACGCTGCATATTTAGACTGGCTGCAATCTCATAgctgaaataaaacacaaagagaacagaACTGCTGTGTATGTACTCACAGGTTGGTGACTCAGCATCACTCCCCCACTGTGGGACTGCAGATGTTACAACAGCCTCCTGGTTTCTGCAATCTGCTCTGCACTTACACAAGCGTCCTGTTCCTGCCTGCGATACTCACGTAGCCACTGTGATGAGCAGCATGTAGATGGATCTAAATAGGATGTATGAGCAGTAGCACACCCAGATGTCCTTCACCAAGtccatgacaaacacacacacagccatcagcagggagaacacacacagagccagttCCCCCCACACAGTCCAGGACACGGGCAGGCAGCCCACCAGCAGAGCTACCAGGGCACCTGCGGACCCACACAACAGTTGTTACACCCTTCACCTGCCACATGTTTACAGAGAAGGTCACAGGTCAAACCTCACCGAGCAGCGTGGACGCCGTCTCTACGTAGCCGTTGTAGATTTCATAGTCACTGGAGGGACGAATGTTCTCCCACAGGACCTGAGCGTAGTTGACAATCTGGTAATAGCCGCAGGTGGCCAGAGCCCACCACAGCGAccaggccagcagggggcgacacTTGTAGCACTGAATGGAGTCTTTAAAGAGCAGCCGcagcacctccagcaggccTCTCCTACGACCTCCTGCCTCAGAGgagacctgcagacagacatggGTGGAGTTTTAAGTGATCCCATCACATCCGTGTTTCCTCCTGAGTAAAGCAGCGTGTCTCTTACCTGGCCTTTCAACGGCACTTTGCTCTTCGAGTCCTCCGCCTCTTCCAGGAGGGAGGGGctcctgtcctctgctgcttctgtgctTGTGTGGAAGAACAGGCTTTTCTGGGGCATGGGAAGGAACCAGGGAGCCACAAAGGCTACGATGGCCGACGACATGGTG
This region of Parambassis ranga chromosome 2, fParRan2.1, whole genome shotgun sequence genomic DNA includes:
- the LOC114447386 gene encoding thiamine transporter 1-like codes for the protein MSLFYPTLLLCLYGFFSNLRPLEPFLTAYLMGPDKNLTETEVVNEIYPVWTYSYLVLLFPVFLATDYLRYKPVLLLQATSLVVTYVMLWKAQGLLTMQLLEFVFGLATASDVAYYSYIYSVVEPVHYKKVTGYCRSVTLFGSAAGSLMGQLLLSVAEAQLLNLVIITMSSAIVAFVAPWFLPMPQKSLFFHTSTEAAEDRSPSLLEEAEDSKSKVPLKGQVSSEAGGRRRGLLEVLRLLFKDSIQCYKCRPLLAWSLWWALATCGYYQIVNYAQVLWENIRPSSDYEIYNGYVETASTLLGALVALLVGCLPVSWTVWGELALCVFSLLMAVCVFVMDLVKDIWVCYCSYILFRSIYMLLITVATYEIAASLNMQRYALVFGVNTFVALLLQTVITVVVVDSAGLGLDVIKQFLIYGGYFAAISVIFLLAGLWTLISRRRSEQEVLAQDGAETGSDSPASDTR